In one window of Drosophila innubila isolate TH190305 chromosome 2L unlocalized genomic scaffold, UK_Dinn_1.0 4_B_2L, whole genome shotgun sequence DNA:
- the LOC117781261 gene encoding uncharacterized protein LOC117781261, with translation MRATTIALGCVLLATCLSYLPGTDGQACTAPDTPAGCTDCTDPLNVLSPDCLTTTVAPVTTVAVDTTVAGDTTVAGETTTASSSDTTTPATSGGTKKKKKTIKFKIVRKPGKKVIRRRRKGGKQGWLSKKFNRNGSGNRRTRRNG, from the coding sequence ATGAGAGCCACAACAATAGCATTGGGATGTGTCCTCTTGGCCACTTGCCTATCCTACTTGCCAGGAACCGACGGGCAGGCGTGCACAGCACCTGACACTCCAGCTGGATGCACAGATTGCACTGACCCTCTCAATGTGTTATCCCCCGACTGTCTCACGACTACCGTAGCCCCCGtcacaactgttgctgttgatacAACGGTTGCTGGTGACACCACGGTGGCCGgagaaacaacaactgccTCCTCCTCAGACACGACGACTCCAGCCACCAGCGGAGgcacgaagaagaagaagaagacgattAAGTTCAAGATCGTGAGGAAACCTGGCAAGAAGGTCATCCGTAGACGTCGCAAGGGAGGCAAACAGGGTTGGCTATCAAAGAAGTTTAATAGAAATGGATCAGGAAATAGAAGGACACGACGAAATGGCTAA
- the LOC117781262 gene encoding uncharacterized protein LOC117781262 — protein MRSTTLTLGCVLLATCLSYLPGTDGQACTAPDTPAGCTDCTDPLNVLSPDCLTTTVAPDTTVAVDTTVAGDTTVAGETTTASSSDTTTPATSGGTKKKKKTIKFKIVRKPGKKVIRRRRKGGKKGWLSKKF, from the coding sequence ATGAGATCAACAACATTAACACTGGGATGTGTTCTCTTGGCCACTTGCCTATCCTACTTGCCAGGAACCGACGGGCAGGCGTGCACAGCACCTGACACTCCAGCTGGATGCACAGATTGCACTGACCCTCTCAATGTGTTATCCCCCGACTGTCTCACGACAACCGTGGCCCCCGacacaactgttgctgttgatacAACGGTTGCTGGTGACACCACGGTTGCCGgagaaacaacaactgccTCCTCCTCAGACACGACGACTCCAGCCACCAGCGGAGgcacgaagaagaagaagaagacgattAAGTTCAAGATCGTGAGAAAGCCCGGCAAGAAGGTCATCCGTAGACGTCGCAAGGGAGGCAAAAAGGGTTGGCTATCAAAGAAGTTTTAA
- the LOC117781263 gene encoding uncharacterized protein LOC117781263, translating into MQAITIALGCVLLATCLSYLPGTDGQACTAPDTPAGCTDCTDPLNVLSPDCLTTTVAPDTTVAVDTTVAGDTTVAGETTTASSSDTTTPATSGGTKKKKTIKFKIVRKPGKKVIRRRRKGGKKDWLLNKFQYPTTNKPDTGCTECTSSSP; encoded by the coding sequence ATGCAAGCCATAACAATAGCATTGGGATGTGTCCTCTTGGCCACTTGCCTATCCTACTTGCCAGGAACCGACGGGCAGGCGTGCACAGCACCTGACACTCCAGCTGGATGCACAGATTGCACTGACCCTCTCAATGTGTTATCCCCCGACTGTCTCACGACAACCGTGGCCCCCGacacaactgttgctgttgatacAACGGTTGCTGGTGACACCACGGTTGCCGgagaaacaacaactgccTCCTCCTCAGACACGACGACTCCAGCCACCAGCGGAGgcacgaagaagaagaagacgattAAGTTCAAGATCGTGAGGAAACCTGGCAAGAAGGTCATCCGTAGACGTCGCAAGGGAGGCAAGAAGGATTGGCTGTTAAATAAGTTTCAATATCCAACAACCAACAAGCCGGATACTGGATGCACAGAATGCACCAGTTCAAGTCCttaa
- the LOC117781264 gene encoding uncharacterized protein LOC117781264, protein MKAITIALGCVLLATCLSYLPGTDGQACTAPDTPAGCTDCTDPLNVLSPDCLTTTVAPDTTVAVDTTVAGDTTVAGETTTASSSDTTTPATSGGTKKKKKTIKFKIVRKPGKKVIRRRRKGGKKDWLLNKFQYPTTNKPDTGCTECTSSSP, encoded by the coding sequence ATGAAAGCCATAACAATAGCATTGGGATGTGTTCTCTTGGCCACTTGCCTATCCTACTTGCCAGGAACCGACGGGCAGGCGTGCACAGCACCTGACACTCCAGCTGGATGCACAGATTGCACTGACCCTCTCAATGTGTTATCCCCCGACTGTCTCACGACAACCGTGGCCCCCGacacaactgttgctgttgatacAACGGTTGCTGGTGACACCACGGTTGCCGgagaaacaacaactgccTCCTCCTCAGACACGACGACTCCAGCCACCAGCGGAGgcacgaagaagaagaagaagacgattAAGTTCAAGATCGTGAGGAAACCTGGCAAGAAGGTCATCCGTAGACGTCGCAAGGGAGGCAAAAAGGATTGGCTGTTAAATAAGTTTCAATATCCAACAACCAACAAGCCGGATACTGGATGCACAGAATGCACCAGTTCAAGTCCttaa